The Nostoc sp. 'Peltigera membranacea cyanobiont' N6 genome contains the following window.
GACTGTTAGTCAATTCACAAGGGGTGGGGTATTTACCAAATGCTTATACCATTTCTGTATGAAGGTGCGCCGATCTATATGAGGAACGAACCGAAAGGACGCAAAGGGCACAAAGAAAGAAATAAGAAGCAAAGGAAATTTGGCGTAGCTTCACAAAAAATGGCATTAGTACAGTATTTGATTAATTCGTAGCGAATTAAATTTGGCAATATCCGACATTGTTAATGCTACGTTCTTACGCAAAGTTGTACTTAGTACTTGGTATTATTCTTACTCAGCACTGTAAAAGCAGGCATAGGTTTCAATATTTAAGTTAGTTAGGCGGTTAGTACATGAGATGAGTAGTCGAACTCGCGTTACTTTAAATAATCGATATATTATGTTGATGTGAACTATCTAACATAGACGATATCAACATTTGTTCAAATACTTTGGAAAGAGCAGTTTGAAAACGCTGACGATGCTTGAGTTTGAAAAAAGGTCTAACTATTTCTGCGTAGGCATAGCCTGCCGTAGGCATCGCACCTTTACCCTCTCTATTATCAATGACTCGAATTGCCCGCAGGGTTCCTAGTTGTATTTCTTTTTTTACCATTAACTCAGAAATTCCGATCGCACCGACACCATCTTCGATCGCTGCTTTTGTCATCTCCCCACTATTGAACACTAAAATTACATCTAGTTCGCTGAGATTGATTCCCCAATTTAGTAAAGCTTCTTCAAACCTTTGCTGGGTTCCAGAACCTGGTTCTCGCATCACCCAAACAGTTTTAGTCAATTGGCTTAGGTCGATTTCTCCCCACTCAAACCAAGGATGTTTTTGACCGACGACAATTTGCAAGCGATCGCTCCCTACTATTTCATACTCTAGAGTACTCTGGAGGGCTGGCTTGATATCTCCTTCTACCAAACCTAAATCAAACTGTCCTGTGGCCGTTCCGAGACAAATATCCTCTGTATTGGCAAGGCTACAGTCAATCTGGATACCGGGATATAGGCTCTTAAACTCACTAATCTTACTTGGTAGCCAGTAGTTACCAATTGTCAGACTCGATCCTAATTTCAATTCACCCCGTTGCAGATTGTTCAATTCTCGCAATCCCCTTTCTGTTAAGGAAACTTGATCGAGAATTTTCTGCGCTTCCACTTGCAGTAATTTACCTGCTTCAGCAATCTCGATATGGCGACCAATCCGATGGAATAGCTTCACACCATATTCTTGCTCTAAGTTGTGGATTGCTGCACTGACGGCAGGTTGTGTAATATAAAGCTCCTCGGCGGCGCGAGTAAAGTGTAAGTGCTGCGCCACAGCTAGAAAGATTTTTAGCTGTTCAAGCGTCATTCCTGCCATTTATGGTATCCCTACAACTTGGTGTCAAAATTATAATCACTTTCATTTATCATTTTGACAAACAAAAGCATTTGATTCTATCGGTTAGTTTGACTAAAGTATAAATCAAGGCTTCGGCACGGACTCAAACGGCCAACTAGAAAGCAGGGGACAGGGGGAAATAACCAACGCCCAATTCCCAAGCATGAAAATAAGGACTTCCACAAATGAGCGATTTAGTAACTGCAATTACCACAGGGATTACCGCATTCACTGCCACCAACATCGATGATATTGTCATTCTGACGTTGCTTTTTTCACAAATAAGTAAAACGTTTCGCAGTCGTCACATCCTCGCTGGTCAGTATCTCGGTTTTGCTGCATTGATCGTTGCTAGCCTTCCCGGTTTTTTCGGTGGAATGATTATACCGCAGGACTGGATTAGACTACTTGGTTTAATGCCAATAATCATTGGTGTCAGTGGTTTACTAAAACGCCAAGAGGATTCAGCAGAGGAAGCCGAAGAAGAAACCGAGCCGTCTTGTCCCTCTATAGTTAGTAGTTTTCTCTCTCCGCAAACTTGCAACGTAGCGGCGATCGCTTTTGCCAATGGTAGTGATAATATCAGTGTCTACGTACCTCTGTTTGCCAACTCGGAATTAGATAGTCTGCTAATTATCCTAAGTGTATTCTTCTCGCTAGTGGGTGTATGGTGTTACACCGCTTACAAGTTAACCTACTTACCTGCGATCGCAAACTTCTTAACTGAAAATGGCAACACTTTTGTGCCTTGTATCTTAATTGGATTGGGTGTGTTTATTGTCACAGAAAATGTTACCTGGACTCTTTTATCTGTAGTTTCTAGTTATATATTCTCATTAATTTTAAGTTTCAATACTCATTCATCGAGTCAAGAACAAGAAAAACTAAGTATCTAGAAAGAGGTACATGATGAATTTTCTCGCCAAAATGAATTTAAAACGACAAAATATCTTACCCATCAACAGGAATCAAAACATGAAAGTCTGGAAATCTCTGCTAATTCTCTTAATGATTTTTGCCAATCTCGCCTTTGCTCAACCATCTTTTGCTGACAGACCAAAATTTAGCAAAAACCCTGATTACATCGAAGTTACTAAAGCTCTTAACGAATTGTCTCAGACAAAAGATACCCAAACTCAAGTTGAAGGTTTGACAGCAGAAGAAATTCAAACGAGAACTGAGGAATTAACACTGCAAAAATATGCATTAGAGACGGGAATCAACTGGGGTAAATGCGAAAATCAAACAGGTAAGACCATCGCAGTATACGGCAAAAGACCAAATGATGAAGACAATGAAGATGCCGTATACGACAATGGTCTGTATTTTCTAGCTAATGGTCAGTCTACAAAAAACAACTGGGATTGTGATGGCATTTATCTACCGACTAATGTCAAGGTAGCTGATTTCACTTCTAGTCCTAATGGGAAAGGTGAAAAATTGACAGGGCCTGTGGCTCTAAAGATCCTTGATGGAACTCAGTTGGTTGTTAAGACAAATCCAGATACTGCTGCGATTGAATTGAATGTTCCAACAGTGAAAGTTCTTAACAGCAGTAAAGCTAACTGGTTTATCCCAGAGATATCGCAAGATATCATTGATACACGAGTTCCTAATGCGCCTAGCAATAAGTCTTGAAATACAACTGCATAGGCTATTTTTGAATAATTGCTCCCAATCTCAACAGAGTAACAGCCAAAATTAGAGAAGAAACCTGACTTGCACTGGTGAAAAATCTCTCTGATTCTTGGCTGTTTTTTATGCCCCTTGTTACTCACAGTTTTTCTATATCATCAATTACGAATTACGAATTACGAATTATCCTGTCAGGCTTGTTTTATTTCGATATCTGCATTAAAATTAATTTTGAAAAAATGTACAATCACAATAAGCATATTTCAATAGCGCAACTATTGCGCTCGGTGCGAGTCATCAGGAAAGAGATTTCCTACTACCTTCGCATTTTTTTGATAAGAGCCGCTTTGGGGATAAGGGTGTTGTTGATGCAGTTAAAATTGAAATCTACAGAAGAAGATAAAGATAAAAAAAAGCCAGGACGACTCAATCCGTCCCGAATCCGAGATCACTTGGCAAATGAGCGAACCTATCTGGCTTGGATGCGGACAGGGATCGCTCTTTTAGGTTTTGGTGTCGTCATTGTGCGTTTGCGTGCCTTCCAAGTACCTTTGATACCCCGTCCTGGCAATGGCTGGAAGTTAGGTTTAGTCTTCTCGTTGGTGGGTTTAATCACAGTCTGGCTCTCAA
Protein-coding sequences here:
- a CDS encoding YidH family protein, with the protein product MQLKLKSTEEDKDKKKPGRLNPSRIRDHLANERTYLAWMRTGIALLGFGVVIVRLRAFQVPLIPRPGNGWKLGLVFSLVGLITVWLSTAHYFAVRRDIEEDTYEPTDRWVLLFSLAVMILGAGVIYFVFTTSLDPSSPLIPE
- a CDS encoding cadmium resistance transporter → MSDLVTAITTGITAFTATNIDDIVILTLLFSQISKTFRSRHILAGQYLGFAALIVASLPGFFGGMIIPQDWIRLLGLMPIIIGVSGLLKRQEDSAEEAEEETEPSCPSIVSSFLSPQTCNVAAIAFANGSDNISVYVPLFANSELDSLLIILSVFFSLVGVWCYTAYKLTYLPAIANFLTENGNTFVPCILIGLGVFIVTENVTWTLLSVVSSYIFSLILSFNTHSSSQEQEKLSI
- a CDS encoding LysR substrate-binding domain-containing protein, whose amino-acid sequence is MAGMTLEQLKIFLAVAQHLHFTRAAEELYITQPAVSAAIHNLEQEYGVKLFHRIGRHIEIAEAGKLLQVEAQKILDQVSLTERGLRELNNLQRGELKLGSSLTIGNYWLPSKISEFKSLYPGIQIDCSLANTEDICLGTATGQFDLGLVEGDIKPALQSTLEYEIVGSDRLQIVVGQKHPWFEWGEIDLSQLTKTVWVMREPGSGTQQRFEEALLNWGINLSELDVILVFNSGEMTKAAIEDGVGAIGISELMVKKEIQLGTLRAIRVIDNREGKGAMPTAGYAYAEIVRPFFKLKHRQRFQTALSKVFEQMLISSMLDSSHQHNISII